Proteins found in one Corynebacterium freneyi genomic segment:
- the ruvX gene encoding Holliday junction resolvase RuvX — translation MAKLEIDRPGADDPGRGRRLGIDVGDVRVGVAMSDPDGLLATPVETIARETGRRGPDGADIDRLVELAEELDVVEIVIGLPLMLDGTPGTSARKAGDVAFRLRRRLGEGVCIRLADERMTTVMAQSRLHQAGRDVKAGRGVIDQAAAVEILQSWLDQRRDFLRDTRD, via the coding sequence GTGGCGAAGCTCGAGATCGACCGTCCGGGGGCCGATGACCCGGGCCGCGGACGGCGGCTCGGCATCGACGTCGGGGACGTGCGCGTTGGCGTGGCGATGTCCGATCCGGACGGTCTTCTGGCCACGCCCGTGGAGACCATCGCACGGGAGACCGGCCGGCGGGGCCCCGACGGGGCGGACATCGACCGCCTGGTGGAACTGGCCGAGGAGCTCGACGTGGTGGAGATCGTCATCGGCCTGCCCCTCATGCTCGACGGCACGCCCGGCACGTCCGCCCGCAAAGCGGGGGATGTCGCGTTCCGGCTGCGCCGCCGTTTGGGGGAGGGGGTCTGCATCCGGTTGGCTGATGAACGCATGACCACCGTGATGGCGCAATCCCGGCTTCACCAGGCCGGACGCGACGTCAAGGCCGGTCGTGGCGTCATCGACCAAGCGGCGGCGGTGGAGATTCTGCAGTCGTGGCTGGATCAGCGGCGTGATTTTTTGCGCGACACTCGTGACTGA
- a CDS encoding phosphotransferase family protein, with product MEAHDNQSNEHDVADIIATAGELLASRFGGRPELTDPEDLGGSSRAMVVRLRVSPNPFLPVRSLVVKRMPESSAAGADPALLREIVAYQFATSLPEDVRPGPELLAHDVAERIIVLSDAGDAPTLAEVLETGDADTRPRALRSLGAALGRMHAGTAEREDGFNTLMSRMWSRHRGDEDVSGERDRGIVRAIGVGMERLENAGLPVTDGVRRLAGDAARRISSGHHRAFTPFDLAPDNILMASRVSFLDYEWAGFRDATFDVASVIAGFPLHVFTEPPTPEETDVFVRSWVEEVRLPWPEVVGEQHLRTRLMTALLGWTLITVTILHFGSPQAALTAGAETPEGERDEPLAGRGEALGGGALERRDLLATARALESFSAGCEDPRAGEVGDFARAIIEFVAE from the coding sequence ATGGAAGCCCACGACAATCAGAGCAACGAGCACGACGTCGCGGACATCATCGCGACGGCCGGTGAGCTGCTGGCGTCCCGTTTCGGCGGACGGCCGGAGCTGACCGACCCGGAAGACCTCGGCGGTTCGAGCCGGGCGATGGTCGTGCGGCTCCGCGTGTCTCCGAACCCGTTCCTGCCGGTGCGGTCGCTCGTCGTCAAGCGCATGCCGGAATCCTCCGCCGCCGGCGCCGACCCGGCGCTGCTGCGGGAGATCGTGGCGTACCAGTTCGCCACGTCGCTGCCCGAGGACGTCCGCCCCGGCCCCGAGTTGCTGGCGCATGACGTGGCGGAGCGGATCATCGTGCTGTCCGACGCCGGTGACGCGCCGACGTTGGCCGAAGTCCTCGAAACCGGCGACGCCGACACGCGTCCGCGGGCGCTGCGGTCGTTGGGTGCCGCGCTGGGGCGGATGCACGCGGGCACGGCGGAGCGCGAGGACGGCTTCAACACCCTGATGTCGCGCATGTGGTCGCGGCACCGGGGCGACGAGGACGTGTCCGGCGAGCGCGACCGCGGTATCGTCCGGGCCATCGGGGTCGGCATGGAGCGCCTCGAAAACGCGGGTCTGCCCGTCACCGACGGGGTACGTCGCCTGGCCGGAGACGCCGCCCGTCGGATCTCCTCGGGCCACCACCGCGCGTTCACGCCGTTCGACCTGGCGCCCGACAACATCCTCATGGCCAGTCGCGTGTCCTTCCTCGACTACGAGTGGGCGGGCTTCCGCGACGCCACCTTCGACGTCGCCAGCGTCATCGCAGGCTTCCCGCTGCACGTGTTCACCGAACCGCCGACGCCGGAGGAAACCGACGTCTTCGTCCGCTCCTGGGTCGAAGAAGTCCGCCTGCCGTGGCCGGAGGTGGTCGGCGAACAGCACCTGCGCACGCGCCTGATGACGGCGCTGCTCGGCTGGACGCTCATCACCGTCACCATCCTCCACTTCGGTTCGCCGCAGGCGGCGCTGACCGCCGGTGCGGAAACTCCGGAGGGCGAACGCGACGAGCCGTTGGCGGGACGGGGCGAGGCGTTGGGCGGCGGAGCGTTGGAACGCCGTGATCTGCTGGCCACGGCCCGCGCCCTGGAATCGTTCTCCGCCGGCTGCGAAGACCCGCGGGCCGGCGAGGTCGGCGACTTCGCGCGCGCGATCATCGAGTTCGTCGCGGAGTAA
- a CDS encoding shikimate dehydrogenase, which yields MIAHRAAVLGDPVEHSRSPLIHNAGYAALGLDDWEYGRFRCTAEDLPRVVGEADESYAGFSVTMPGKFAALEFANVATDRARAIGSANTLVRTADGWRADNTDCDGVTGALRELGATGLSDGRAVLVGAGGTARPALWALAQAGVTHVSAVARSERVYALEPLAAQLGVGFTWVPFTAPNLADVAGAADVLVSTVPSEALESYAGPLARAPRILDVIYDPWPTPLVEAADRAGHVALGGLTMLLHQALGQFEQFTGRPAPEAAMREAAFSG from the coding sequence ATGATCGCCCATCGCGCCGCCGTCCTGGGTGATCCGGTGGAGCATTCCCGGTCGCCGCTGATCCACAACGCCGGGTATGCGGCGCTGGGGCTGGACGACTGGGAATACGGCCGGTTCCGGTGCACGGCGGAGGACCTGCCGCGCGTCGTGGGGGAGGCCGACGAGTCCTACGCCGGTTTTTCTGTGACGATGCCGGGCAAGTTCGCGGCGCTGGAGTTCGCTAACGTGGCCACCGACCGCGCCCGCGCCATCGGTTCGGCCAACACGTTGGTGCGCACCGCCGACGGGTGGCGGGCGGACAACACCGACTGCGACGGCGTCACGGGCGCCCTGCGCGAGTTGGGGGCGACGGGTTTGTCGGACGGACGCGCGGTGCTCGTCGGCGCGGGCGGTACGGCCCGCCCGGCGTTGTGGGCTCTGGCGCAGGCCGGGGTCACGCACGTGTCGGCGGTGGCCCGCTCGGAGCGGGTTTACGCGCTCGAGCCGTTGGCCGCCCAACTCGGCGTCGGCTTCACGTGGGTGCCGTTCACGGCGCCGAATCTCGCCGACGTCGCCGGCGCGGCCGATGTGCTGGTCTCCACCGTCCCATCCGAGGCGTTGGAAAGCTACGCCGGACCCTTGGCGCGCGCGCCGCGCATTCTCGACGTCATCTACGATCCGTGGCCGACGCCGCTGGTGGAGGCCGCGGACCGCGCCGGTCACGTCGCCCTGGGCGGCCTGACCATGCTGCTGCATCAGGCGTTGGGCCAGTTCGAGCAGTTCACCGGCCGTCCGGCTCCGGAGGCCGCCATGCGCGAGGCCGCGTTTTCCGGTTAA
- a CDS encoding replication-associated recombination protein A, which produces MAGEPGLFDDPGAGGSAGAAGSADGVNADDYFHPGAHAPLAVRMRPRTLDEVVGQKHLLGDGAPLRRLVEGGGDTSVILFGPPGTGKTTLASLISASTGRRFEALSALNAGVKEVRAVIERARKHLVREGVQTVLFIDEVHRFSKTQQDALLGAVENRTVLLVAATTENPSFSVVSPLLSRSLLLQLEPLTDDDVAEVIRRAAVDERGLGGRITITDDALHQLVALAGGDARRSLTYLEAAAEAVPDGGELDEETVRASVNRAVVRYDRDGDQHYDVTSAFIKSVRGSDVDAALHYLARMIEGGEDPRFIARRIIILASEDIGMADPSSLQVAVAAAEAVQLIGLPEGRLPLAQAVIHLATAPKSNSVISAIDAALKDVRAGKYGAVPPHLRDGHYSGARALGNAVDYQYPHDDPKGVVKQQYPPDPLVDAEYYRPGTHGRERAMGDHLATLRGIVRGNNRGTTRGKTE; this is translated from the coding sequence ATGGCGGGCGAGCCGGGGCTTTTCGACGACCCGGGGGCAGGCGGTTCAGCCGGTGCAGCTGGTTCAGCCGATGGAGTCAATGCCGACGATTACTTCCATCCCGGGGCGCATGCGCCGCTGGCGGTGCGGATGCGGCCGCGCACCCTCGATGAGGTGGTGGGGCAGAAGCACCTGCTCGGCGACGGGGCGCCGCTGCGCCGACTGGTCGAGGGCGGGGGAGACACCTCGGTCATCCTCTTCGGGCCGCCCGGCACCGGCAAGACGACGCTGGCGAGCCTCATCTCCGCGTCGACGGGCCGACGTTTCGAGGCGCTGTCGGCGCTCAATGCCGGCGTGAAGGAAGTTCGCGCCGTCATCGAACGGGCCCGCAAGCACCTCGTCCGCGAGGGCGTGCAGACGGTGCTGTTCATCGATGAGGTGCACCGATTCTCCAAGACCCAACAAGACGCTCTGCTGGGGGCGGTGGAAAACCGCACGGTGCTCCTCGTCGCCGCGACGACCGAAAACCCGAGCTTCTCCGTCGTGTCGCCGCTGCTCAGCCGGTCGCTGCTGCTGCAGTTGGAGCCCCTGACCGACGACGACGTCGCCGAAGTCATCCGCCGCGCCGCCGTCGACGAACGGGGCCTGGGCGGGCGCATCACCATCACCGACGACGCCCTGCACCAGCTGGTGGCGCTCGCCGGCGGCGACGCCCGCCGCTCCCTGACCTACCTCGAGGCCGCCGCCGAGGCCGTGCCCGACGGCGGTGAACTCGACGAGGAAACCGTGCGGGCCTCCGTCAACCGGGCGGTGGTGCGCTACGACCGCGACGGCGACCAGCACTACGACGTCACCAGCGCCTTCATCAAGTCCGTCCGCGGCTCCGACGTCGACGCCGCGCTGCACTACCTGGCCCGCATGATCGAAGGCGGGGAAGACCCCCGGTTCATCGCCCGGCGCATCATCATCCTGGCCAGCGAAGACATCGGCATGGCCGACCCGTCCTCCCTCCAAGTCGCCGTCGCCGCCGCCGAGGCCGTCCAGCTCATCGGCCTGCCCGAAGGCCGCCTGCCGCTGGCCCAGGCCGTCATCCACCTGGCCACCGCACCGAAGTCGAACTCGGTCATCTCCGCCATCGACGCCGCCCTCAAGGACGTCCGCGCCGGAAAATACGGCGCCGTTCCCCCGCACCTGCGCGACGGCCACTACAGCGGCGCCCGGGCATTGGGCAACGCCGTGGACTACCAATACCCGCACGACGACCCGAAAGGCGTCGTCAAGCAGCAATACCCGCCGGACCCGCTCGTCGACGCCGAATACTACCGGCCCGGCACCCACGGCCGGGAACGTGCGATGGGTGACCACCTCGCCACGCTGCGCGGCATCGTGCGAGGCAACAACCGGGGCACGACCCGGGGGAAGACGGAGTAA
- the alaS gene encoding alanine--tRNA ligase, which produces MQTHEIRKRFIDHFVNAGHAEVPSASLILEDPDLLFVNAGMVPFKPYFLGEQNPPFPNGTATSIQKCVRTLDIEEVGITTRHNTFFQMAGNFSFGQYFKEGAISHAWALLTNPVADGGYGLDPERLWVTVYLDDDEAAEIWEKKIGVPAERIQRLGMADNYWSMGVPGPCGPCSEIYYDRGPEHGAEGGPAADDTRYLEIWNLVFMEKERGQGTGKDSFEILGDLPKKNIDTGMGVERVACLLQGVDNVYETDLLRPVIDAAEEITGAKYEGGGQDAIRFRVIADHSRTGMMLILDGVTPSNEGRGYILRRLLRRIIRSARLLGATGETMERFMNVIMDTMTPSYPEIAEARERIIRTAVAEERAFLKTLESGTHRFDEAAAALKQEGTTTFSGQEAFTLHDTYGFPIDLTLEMAAEAGLEVDVDGFEAAMSEQRARAKADNLAKKHGHADVSVYRDWVDNNPTEFVGFTELTADATILGLVIDGQSVTQAHEGDDVEVILDVSPLYAEAGGQTADRGRLVAGGTILEVEDVQKIGKKLWVHKSKVTAGGVELGQTIRAEVDEAWRHGARQAHTATHLIHAALREVLGPTAVQAGSLNRPGYLRFDFNYTEQLTPEQLAEISTITNEAVDSDFAVNTIETTLDEAKKMGAMALFGENYGNEVRVVEIGGPFSIELCGGTHTEHTSQIGPVAVLGESSVGSGARRIEAYSGMDSFRYLSTERMLAERLAAEFKVPSAELPDRIASLVDRLKAAEKQVADLQAARLLADAQSHLDKARVIGDVTFLGLQLPAGTQAKDIRVLANDLRGRLNDRAAIIALAAECDGKAPFAVAVTDSAVQDGHKAGDLVKLLGERIGGRGGGKPQLAQGSGSEPAGIESGLAAIADSLG; this is translated from the coding sequence GTGCAGACCCATGAGATCCGGAAGCGCTTCATCGACCACTTCGTGAACGCGGGGCACGCCGAGGTCCCCAGCGCCTCGCTGATCCTCGAGGACCCGGACCTTCTCTTCGTCAACGCCGGCATGGTGCCGTTCAAGCCCTACTTCCTCGGCGAACAGAACCCGCCGTTCCCCAACGGCACCGCGACGTCGATCCAGAAGTGCGTGCGCACCCTCGACATCGAGGAAGTGGGCATCACCACCCGCCACAACACCTTCTTCCAGATGGCCGGCAACTTCTCCTTCGGCCAGTACTTCAAGGAAGGCGCCATCAGCCATGCCTGGGCGCTGCTGACCAACCCGGTCGCCGACGGCGGCTACGGCCTCGACCCCGAGCGCCTGTGGGTCACCGTCTACCTCGACGACGACGAGGCCGCGGAAATCTGGGAGAAGAAGATCGGCGTGCCCGCCGAACGGATCCAGCGCCTCGGCATGGCCGACAACTACTGGTCCATGGGCGTGCCCGGCCCGTGCGGCCCCTGCTCCGAGATCTACTACGACCGCGGCCCCGAGCACGGCGCCGAGGGCGGACCCGCCGCCGACGACACCCGTTACCTGGAGATCTGGAACCTGGTCTTCATGGAGAAGGAGCGCGGCCAGGGCACCGGCAAGGACTCCTTCGAAATCCTCGGCGACCTGCCGAAGAAGAACATCGACACGGGCATGGGCGTCGAGCGCGTCGCCTGCCTGCTGCAGGGCGTCGACAACGTCTACGAAACCGACTTGCTGCGCCCCGTCATCGACGCCGCCGAGGAGATCACCGGCGCGAAGTACGAGGGCGGCGGCCAGGACGCCATCCGCTTCCGCGTCATCGCCGACCACTCCCGCACCGGCATGATGCTCATCCTCGACGGCGTCACCCCCTCCAACGAGGGCCGCGGCTACATCCTGCGCCGCCTGCTGCGCCGCATCATCCGTTCCGCCCGCCTGCTCGGCGCGACCGGCGAGACGATGGAGCGGTTCATGAACGTCATCATGGACACCATGACGCCGTCGTACCCGGAGATCGCCGAGGCCCGCGAGCGCATCATCCGCACCGCCGTCGCCGAGGAGCGCGCGTTCCTGAAGACCCTCGAGTCCGGCACCCACCGCTTCGACGAGGCCGCCGCCGCCCTCAAGCAGGAGGGGACGACGACGTTCTCCGGCCAGGAGGCGTTCACCCTCCACGACACCTACGGTTTCCCCATCGACCTGACGCTGGAGATGGCCGCCGAAGCCGGCCTGGAGGTCGACGTCGACGGGTTCGAAGCCGCCATGAGCGAGCAGCGCGCCCGCGCCAAGGCCGACAACCTGGCCAAGAAGCACGGCCACGCCGACGTGTCGGTCTACCGCGACTGGGTGGACAACAACCCCACCGAGTTCGTCGGCTTCACCGAGCTGACCGCCGACGCGACGATCCTCGGCCTGGTCATCGACGGCCAGTCGGTCACGCAGGCCCACGAGGGCGACGACGTCGAGGTCATCCTGGACGTGTCGCCGCTCTACGCGGAGGCCGGCGGCCAGACCGCCGACCGCGGTCGCCTGGTCGCCGGCGGCACGATCCTCGAGGTCGAGGACGTGCAGAAGATCGGCAAGAAGCTGTGGGTGCACAAGTCGAAGGTCACCGCCGGCGGCGTGGAGCTGGGCCAGACCATCCGCGCCGAGGTCGACGAGGCGTGGCGCCACGGTGCCCGCCAGGCGCACACGGCGACGCACCTCATCCACGCGGCCCTGCGCGAGGTGCTGGGTCCCACGGCCGTGCAGGCCGGTTCGCTCAACCGCCCGGGCTACCTGCGCTTCGACTTCAACTACACCGAGCAGCTGACGCCGGAGCAGCTGGCGGAGATCTCCACGATCACCAACGAGGCCGTCGACTCCGACTTCGCGGTCAACACCATCGAGACCACGCTCGACGAGGCCAAGAAGATGGGCGCGATGGCGCTGTTCGGCGAGAACTACGGCAACGAGGTCCGCGTCGTCGAGATCGGCGGCCCGTTCTCCATCGAGCTGTGCGGTGGCACGCACACCGAACACACATCGCAGATCGGCCCGGTGGCGGTGCTGGGCGAGTCGTCGGTCGGTTCGGGCGCGCGCCGCATCGAGGCCTACTCGGGCATGGATTCCTTCCGGTACCTGTCCACCGAGCGGATGCTGGCGGAGCGCCTGGCCGCGGAGTTCAAGGTTCCGTCGGCGGAGTTGCCGGATCGCATCGCCTCGCTGGTCGATCGTCTGAAGGCGGCGGAGAAGCAGGTCGCGGATCTGCAGGCGGCCCGTTTGCTTGCCGACGCGCAGTCGCATCTGGACAAGGCGCGGGTCATCGGCGACGTGACGTTCCTCGGTCTGCAGCTGCCGGCCGGAACGCAGGCCAAGGACATTCGCGTGCTGGCCAACGATCTGCGCGGCCGTCTCAACGACCGTGCGGCGATCATCGCCCTGGCCGCGGAGTGCGACGGCAAGGCGCCGTTCGCCGTCGCCGTCACCGATTCGGCCGTCCAGGACGGTCACAAGGCCGGTGATCTGGTGAAGCTGCTCGGCGAGCGAATCGGCGGCCGGGGCGGCGGCAAGCCGCAGCTGGCGCAGGGCTCCGGTTCCGAGCCCGCCGGCATCGAGTCCGGTCTGGCCGCCATCGCGGACTCGCTGGGCTAG
- the aspS gene encoding aspartate--tRNA ligase, translated as MLRTHLAGELRADQAGQTVTLTGWVARRRDHGGVIFIDLRDRSGLAQVVFRESEVAERAHHLRSEYCVRVTGVVEKRPEGSENPNLASGDVELNVTELEILNESAALPFQLDDASSANEVGEETRLKYRYLDLRREGPAKIMRLRAAMNRAARKVLDSHDFTEIETPTLTRSTPEGARDFLVPARLKPGSFYALPQSPQLFKQLLMVGGMERYYQIARCYRDEDFRADRQPEFTQLDVEMSFVEQDDVIALAEEILTAVWREGGYEITTPIPRMTYREAMEKYGSDKPDLRFDIQLTDCTEFFKDTTFRVFKNEYVGAVVMDGGASQPRRQLDAWQEWAKQRGAKGLAYILVGEDGELAGPVAKNITDAEREGIAAHVGAKPGDCIFFAAGDTKSARALLGAARGAIAEKLGLIKEGDWAFTWVVDAPMFEPAADAAASGDVALGHSAWTAVHHAFTSPKPEHLATFDKKPGEALAYAYDIVCNGNEIGGGSIRIHRQDVQKRVFEVMGISDEEAHEKFGFLLDAFAFGAPPHGGIAFGWDRIVSLLAGVESIRETIAFPKSGGGVDPLTDAPAPVTAQQRKESGIDFKPKADKKQEQGQNQQGKKQPQDTKQ; from the coding sequence GTGCTGCGTACGCATCTCGCCGGCGAGCTCCGCGCCGACCAGGCCGGACAGACCGTCACCCTCACGGGTTGGGTGGCCCGCCGCCGCGACCACGGTGGCGTCATCTTCATCGACCTGCGCGACCGTTCGGGTCTGGCCCAGGTCGTTTTCCGCGAAAGCGAGGTCGCCGAACGCGCCCATCACCTGCGCAGCGAGTACTGCGTGCGGGTGACGGGCGTCGTCGAGAAGCGGCCGGAGGGGTCGGAGAACCCGAACCTGGCGTCGGGTGACGTCGAGCTCAACGTCACCGAGCTGGAGATCCTCAACGAGTCGGCGGCCCTGCCGTTCCAGCTCGACGACGCGTCGAGCGCCAACGAGGTCGGCGAGGAAACCCGACTGAAGTACCGCTACCTGGACCTGCGTCGCGAGGGCCCGGCGAAGATCATGCGCCTGCGTGCCGCGATGAACCGCGCGGCCCGCAAGGTGCTGGACTCGCACGACTTCACCGAGATCGAAACTCCGACGCTGACGCGCTCCACCCCGGAGGGCGCCCGCGACTTCCTGGTTCCGGCCCGTCTGAAGCCGGGTTCGTTCTACGCCCTGCCGCAGTCGCCCCAGCTGTTCAAGCAGCTGCTGATGGTCGGCGGCATGGAGCGCTACTACCAGATCGCCCGCTGCTACCGCGACGAGGACTTCCGCGCCGACCGTCAGCCGGAGTTCACCCAGCTCGACGTCGAGATGAGCTTCGTCGAGCAGGACGACGTCATCGCCCTGGCCGAGGAGATCCTCACCGCCGTGTGGCGCGAGGGCGGCTACGAGATCACCACCCCGATCCCGCGGATGACCTACCGCGAGGCGATGGAGAAGTACGGCTCCGACAAGCCGGACCTGCGCTTCGACATCCAGCTGACCGACTGCACCGAGTTCTTCAAGGACACGACCTTCCGCGTGTTCAAGAACGAGTACGTCGGTGCCGTCGTGATGGACGGCGGGGCCTCCCAGCCGCGTCGTCAGCTCGACGCGTGGCAGGAGTGGGCCAAGCAGCGCGGCGCCAAGGGCCTGGCGTACATCCTCGTCGGCGAGGACGGGGAGCTGGCCGGCCCGGTGGCCAAGAACATCACCGACGCCGAGCGCGAGGGCATCGCCGCCCACGTCGGCGCGAAGCCGGGCGACTGCATCTTCTTCGCCGCCGGCGACACCAAGTCGGCGCGTGCGCTGTTGGGCGCGGCCCGCGGCGCCATCGCCGAGAAGCTGGGCCTGATCAAGGAAGGCGACTGGGCCTTCACCTGGGTCGTCGACGCCCCGATGTTCGAGCCCGCCGCCGACGCCGCCGCCTCCGGTGACGTCGCCCTGGGCCACTCCGCCTGGACCGCCGTGCACCACGCGTTCACGTCGCCGAAGCCGGAGCACCTGGCCACCTTCGACAAGAAGCCGGGCGAGGCGCTGGCCTACGCGTACGACATCGTGTGCAACGGCAACGAGATCGGCGGCGGCTCCATCCGCATCCACCGCCAGGACGTGCAGAAGCGCGTGTTCGAGGTCATGGGCATCTCCGACGAGGAGGCCCACGAGAAGTTCGGCTTCCTGCTCGACGCCTTCGCCTTCGGCGCCCCGCCGCACGGCGGCATCGCGTTCGGATGGGACCGCATCGTCTCGCTGCTGGCGGGCGTGGAGTCGATCCGCGAGACCATCGCCTTCCCGAAGTCCGGCGGCGGCGTCGACCCGCTGACCGACGCCCCGGCGCCGGTGACCGCCCAGCAGCGCAAGGAGTCCGGCATCGACTTCAAGCCGAAGGCGGACAAGAAGCAGGAGCAGGGCCAGAACCAGCAGGGCAAGAAGCAGCCGCAGGACACCAAGCAGTAG
- the ypfJ gene encoding KPN_02809 family neutral zinc metallopeptidase — MTFRSDFQKSGDRARRGGGGGRGGIAIGGGLGGLLLVGLFLLLGGDPSQLQQPSQPSGGQSQNAQGGFEHCQTGADANEHLDCRIEFTGISVDRVWAEQLPAQAGIEYQAPGIEIFSGSTRSGCGYASASTGPFYCPADEYSYYDVSFFDQLERMGGGGGPLAQQYVVAHEFAHHIQKLEGTLGRSNYNEPGPDSDAVKIELQADCYAGIWAHYADKGPDAILEPLTEQQVADALKTARAIGDDTIQGHQGGEIRPDLWTHGSSEQRADAFMTGYQTGKMARCDTLERGVYR; from the coding sequence ATGACGTTCCGTTCCGATTTCCAGAAGAGCGGCGACCGAGCTCGCCGCGGCGGTGGCGGCGGCCGCGGCGGCATCGCCATCGGCGGCGGCCTCGGCGGCCTGCTCCTCGTCGGCCTTTTCCTCCTCCTCGGCGGCGACCCCTCGCAGCTGCAGCAGCCCTCCCAGCCGAGCGGCGGCCAATCGCAGAACGCGCAGGGCGGATTCGAGCACTGCCAGACCGGCGCGGACGCCAACGAACACCTGGACTGCCGCATCGAGTTCACCGGCATCTCCGTCGACCGCGTGTGGGCCGAACAGCTGCCCGCCCAGGCCGGCATCGAGTACCAGGCGCCCGGCATCGAGATCTTCTCCGGCTCCACCCGGTCCGGCTGCGGCTACGCGTCGGCGTCGACCGGCCCGTTCTACTGCCCCGCCGACGAATACTCCTACTACGACGTCTCCTTCTTCGACCAGCTCGAACGCATGGGCGGCGGCGGTGGGCCGCTGGCCCAGCAGTACGTCGTGGCGCACGAGTTCGCCCACCACATCCAGAAGCTCGAGGGCACCCTCGGCCGCTCCAACTACAACGAGCCCGGCCCGGATTCCGACGCCGTGAAGATCGAGCTGCAGGCCGACTGCTACGCCGGCATCTGGGCGCACTACGCCGACAAGGGCCCCGACGCGATCCTCGAGCCGCTCACCGAGCAGCAGGTCGCCGACGCCCTGAAGACCGCCCGCGCCATCGGCGACGACACCATCCAGGGCCACCAGGGCGGCGAGATCCGCCCCGACTTGTGGACCCACGGTTCCTCCGAGCAGCGCGCCGACGCTTTCATGACCGGCTACCAGACCGGCAAGATGGCCCGCTGCGACACCCTCGAGCGGGGCGTGTACAGG
- the mltG gene encoding endolytic transglycosylase MltG: MSTGPKSATRNTKAPKPARGRRPRVRRRQTAVAINVVSVLLSVIILAGVGFLWMRGGVAGDFTGEGNGETVVVEVAQGSSLSDLSSELTEMGVVATEGAFISAANNHDRSGELQPGFYRLEKKMSAAAAVDALLDPTNQAGTVDIPTGTRLADTHIVASDDVRKGIFTLISEASCMGDDECITVDELKQAAGTMDLAKLSVPEWATAEVGARGDDPRRIEGLITPGVHQFNPQASAGEVLSTLVKESAARYEQTGLEASAARVGLSPYELITAASLIQMEAPDGDFEKVARVILNRLDEPMRMQFDSTVNYDLPDQEVATTDEDRARETAWNTYAKDGLPETPIASPSIEAITAMENPADGPWLYFVTVDKDGRTVFTTTFEEHQAAIRESIDNGVLDSNR, encoded by the coding sequence ATGAGCACTGGCCCGAAGTCGGCCACCCGGAACACGAAGGCACCGAAGCCCGCGCGGGGTCGGCGCCCCCGAGTTCGCCGTCGGCAGACGGCGGTGGCCATCAACGTCGTCTCGGTGTTGTTGAGCGTGATCATCCTCGCCGGCGTCGGCTTCCTGTGGATGCGCGGTGGGGTAGCGGGGGACTTCACCGGCGAGGGCAACGGCGAGACCGTGGTCGTCGAGGTCGCGCAGGGGTCGTCGCTGTCCGATTTGTCGTCGGAGCTGACCGAGATGGGCGTCGTCGCCACCGAGGGCGCGTTCATTTCCGCGGCGAACAACCACGACCGTTCGGGTGAGCTGCAGCCCGGGTTCTACCGCCTGGAGAAGAAGATGTCGGCGGCCGCCGCGGTCGACGCGTTGCTCGATCCGACCAACCAGGCCGGCACGGTGGACATCCCCACCGGCACGCGCCTGGCCGACACCCACATCGTCGCCTCGGATGACGTGCGCAAGGGCATCTTCACCCTCATTTCGGAGGCGTCGTGCATGGGCGACGACGAGTGCATCACGGTCGACGAGCTGAAGCAGGCGGCCGGCACGATGGACCTGGCGAAGCTGAGCGTTCCCGAGTGGGCCACGGCGGAGGTCGGCGCCCGTGGTGACGACCCGCGCCGCATCGAGGGCCTGATCACGCCGGGCGTGCACCAGTTCAACCCGCAGGCCTCCGCCGGCGAGGTGCTGTCGACGCTGGTGAAGGAGTCGGCGGCCCGTTACGAGCAGACCGGCCTGGAGGCGTCGGCGGCGCGGGTGGGCCTGTCGCCGTACGAGCTCATCACCGCCGCGTCGCTGATCCAGATGGAGGCGCCGGACGGCGACTTCGAGAAGGTCGCCCGGGTGATCCTCAACCGCCTGGACGAGCCGATGCGCATGCAGTTCGACTCGACGGTCAACTACGACCTGCCGGACCAGGAGGTCGCCACCACCGACGAGGACCGCGCCCGCGAGACGGCGTGGAACACCTACGCCAAGGATGGTCTGCCGGAGACGCCGATCGCGTCGCCGTCCATCGAGGCGATCACTGCGATGGAGAACCCGGCCGATGGCCCGTGGCTGTACTTCGTCACGGTGGACAAGGACGGCCGCACGGTGTTCACGACGACGTTCGAGGAGCACCAGGCGGCGATCCGGGAGTCCATCGACAACGGCGTCCTGGACTCGAACCGATGA